Below is a genomic region from Cynocephalus volans isolate mCynVol1 chromosome 14, mCynVol1.pri, whole genome shotgun sequence.
GTTGTCCAATTTATCGGCAtgaagttgttcataatattctgtTATTATCCTATTAGATGTCTATGGAGTCTGTAGTGATATCTCCCTTTACATTCTTGATAtcgagatatatatatatgttttttttctttatcagtatGGTAGACATTTATCAAttatattgatctttttaaagaatcaacttttgttttattgattttctgtatttttctgtttttaatttcattgatttttcctcttatctttattaactcttttatttctgttggctttaggtttaattttctcttcctcACTAGTTACTTTAATCCACTCAGACTCTTGCATTCCAGCTTATGCCCTTGCTTCTCCACACTGCCGCAATCTCACAAAGGTCATTAATGACCTCCTAATTAGCAATGGCGTCATCCCAATTGTCATCTAGTTAGATATTACTTCAGTATTTGTGTCCTTTTCCTATGTACATTAATTTATACCCTCTTTTATTCCACAAGGTATTTGTCTCTTAATTCTCTAACTATTCCCTCTGAATGAGCAGAAATACCCTTGTTTGACAATTGGCTACTGTTTCTAATAATGcaaaggtcattttttttttttaatctctgattaTTCTCTTACTTGTTTCAATTCCATAAAACTCCCCCTGGCTTCTCATCATGTATGATAAAAACTACTTTATCCACAATCCTATCACCTAAGTATTGACAACTCCTTAGTATATATCATTCCATAAAAAGACATGCatacttttttttacaaaagtgaGATTAAAACGTTTATTACTAAATTGATagtatatcaatattgattcataatcataacaaatgtatcacactaatgtaacatgtcaataataggagaaactgtttATGTGGGTGGGGCGAGGGTATGGGAATGATCTGTACTTTCTGctaaatttctctgtaaaactaaaactgctataaaaacctttttaaatggaaaaacacaaacaaaaaaatgcattaCTGCTTTGCAACCTTTTCCCCCAGTATATCATTTACATATGTTATGAttctatatatataatttacatttatctttaaatatgtcatttacatctttttctatatatatttaaaacttgaTTAGAGAGATTTTCAATCACAGAAGAGTAAGCAGAATATTATAATGGACCCTCATATACACATCACCCAACTTTAATGGTTATCAACTCAGAGCCAATTCTACTTTATCTGTGTCCTGACCTACATCTCATCTCCTATGTTATATTGAAGCAAATCCCAAGTATATCATTTCATCCATCCATGTGCATTTGTGTGATTGTATGGTATCCAACTGTAGATATgctattatttacatatttagacAATCCCCTGTTTTTAGACatttgtgacttttatttttatcattcaaaTTATAGCATTACAACTGCTaccacatatttttaattaatgcGATAACACCAGATTTTTCACATCACTTttacatgttttcttatttttatcccTGCAACATCCTGTAAGGTAGTTAGAGCAGGttatattatctccattttatacacAAGAATTTTAGAGCCCAGTGGCAAACTGTTGGAAAATAGCAAGAATTAGAACCTGGATTTTTTGAATctagtttgttcattttaaactaaacctttctaaaatattcttaaaatttaaaaaaaaaacctatctaaaaatattcataaaagtaatacatgcataTGGTAGAAATACACTGCTTTAAACGTTTCTATATAAGTATTCACTGGACACCTATTAAGTATTAAATACTATGCTGGATGCTTtcctatttaatcttcacataAATGCTGTGAAATAAGTATCTCACTTTATGTATAAGGAATGAgtcccagagaagttaaatgacccACCCATTGTTATACAGGTAATAAGTAGTGGAATATGGGTTCTAATTTGAGTCTTCCTGTCTCCAAATTCAGCACTCTTTCCAATTTCCCTATATTAAAATTCAAGGactatcttttttattaaaaaagcaaaaaatgactttttgaaccTGTGCTTTTTGATTAACTCCTTGTATTCAAAggcatatacatataattttcatgtccAGCAACAAAGTTAGCCTGTTTATTTATAACCTTGTATGCCTAGTCCTGCAAAATGAGGCATgtgttgtgagtgtgtgtgtaatgcTTTTTATAATGGAAATAAGTTTTTTGGTAAGGTTACTGCTTGCTACTAAGCTTTTAGAATTTTATTGAGTGACTGGTATGTGCAAGGTGTGTGCATCATGGAGGATATAAAGGATGAGTGTCACACATGAATTCTGCCTTCCAGCAACTTACAATGTAGTTGGGAAAATAATACAAGGTAGGAAGTCAATGCCGTaggagcagaaaaaaaattatttggcagTGGTAAAAATAGTGATACTTTCTTCGTATATGCATGACACTTTACAGATGACATAGAGATTTGTCATTTCATCAATAacttataatatattaaataccTACTATGCATAAAGACCTGTATTAGGTGTATGACAGTGAAGCAAATAGAGTTCTGCCCTTTCTGTTATCACTAGAAACCAAACAtttcagaatgagaaatcaagcaAGATATTTGCATAGTCATCTTAGGAAACGTTTTTTTTTCACTAACAAAGTTTTgtgaatttttctgtttctcctagTAACCCCAACAATATTCAAAATTCAGGCTAAGTCTCTAGAAGTACCTAAATTCCCCTGAAAATAGAATGTAGTTACATTGTAGAGGTTACAATTGTCAGCATATTGACGGTAATGGAAGAATGGTGGTATTGGCGTGTGTCTGCTGGTTGGCTTCTTGGTTTAAGGGATATTCTAGAGACATCCAGAGCCATAATGCTTGTACAATTGTTTCTATATAGTGCCATAATATAAACagctcaataaaaatgtttttaaaaaacaatacgtACTCATTACACGTTTGAAATAGTTTCACAAAGATTAAAGATAGTGTGAGGTCCAGAGAATGCACTTGGGAAATATCTATTTACATATCCAGATATTTGAAACCTCTTCCAAAATCCAGATCTCTGCAATAAACTGCCTTTAAAAATGCTGCCATGGGGACAGGGAGTAAAATTACCACATGTAGTGACAACGCATGTTCTTTACCTTTATTGTTCAGTAGAAATATGTGAgccatatatgtaatttaaaatttgctAATAGACACATTAATAAAACGAAAAAGacacagatgaaattaattttgatactatattttatttaatgcaacatattccaaaatattatcatttcaacatgcagTTAATACAAAAAATTACTGAcatattttcaattgtttgtACTAAGTTTTCtaataatatatgtattattgAGTGAAGTGTGTATTTAACACTTACACCACGTCTTAATTttgtactagccacatttcaagtgctcttGGACAGCACAGTTCTACTCTTCCCCAGCCCTCAGTCATTTTCTGAACCATGTGGTGACAAGAAAACCAGTGTGTCACTTTCCTCTCTGGGGGAGTCAGTCCATTAGAAGTAGCAGCCGTATCTGGACAGCAGCCTTCTACCACTCGCTGAGGGTTATTAGACATTGCCACTCGAATAAGATGAACAATTGGTCTGTATTAAATACATCTCTTCCCTTGTAATCCTCTGCATTTTCTTCAAGAACTCCTACGTATTTCAGGCAGACTGCCAGCGCTGATCTTCTTTAACTTCCAATTCACACTTTGCTCTGCACATTTTTTCGAGTTTCAGAGAAGTCCGTTATGTCTTTTCATCGACTACACTTCAGACAATTTCTTCCTTCCACAGTCACGTATTCGACGTCTCCAGACAGAACAGTGTGGCCCAGGTAGAAAGGTTGGGATGCGTCGCTTGTACACAAAGGCACTTTAAAGTTTCAGTGACAGCAAATGTAGTGGGAAGTGCAAAAAAGAACCGACTGCAGTGGTCACCGTGCGTTTCAAAGACTTATTAGTAAGCTCTCCCCATCTGTCTCCACCTGTCATTTCTTTCTCTACCTCATCCTCGCATTCTCCAGAGGTGACACAGAACACACGGATACTTTTACTGGGCTCCACGCGCGTCACTTGTGAAATGTTTCCTGTTAGGTGGGCGACGGTAATGGTGCTCGggatatttatcaaaactcaggAAACGCTCCCATGCACCATACCCTTTAAAAATGACGCCCTACTAGCTGAACCCATTTCCTAGGCGTTGAGGACGGCGCGCGTGGGTCAAACCAGCCTGAGGTCGGGCCGGGTGGCTCGTCGTCCTCAGCGGGCGGCCGCGCTCCCCGTGGGGCCGCTCTAACCGCGGGAGGCCGCGTCTCAGTGGTGTGGACAAGGGGGCGGGGCCGCGCCGGGCGTGGCGGCCGCTGGGGAGCGAGCGGGGCCGCCGTGAGTTTGAGGTAGACCAGAAGTTCTGGGCGTCTGTGTTAGCAAGtcacaagaaaactgaaaatgagcAGAGATCGAGCCACAGACGGCTCTAAAGTTGGCCAGACttcaacaatgagaaaaaaaagaattcgAAATTGAGTTTTACTTCGTGGTTTGTGTATTGCACACCTGGAACACCAAAGTTAATTAGCATTGGGtcctttttaaagcttttaaaattttacttacaatattcattttaatatttgtgtgtgtgtgtttaatcaaAGAGTCTCTTCTATACTCTTTCCATCAATCTATAAGAATGTAAAACTACCCACAGTCATCAGTTAAACATATCACTTATGGAGTTTATGAGAATACACCACTTCCCTGATGTCATTGTGACTTTTTGATCAGCACATTAAATGTATTTGAAGTCTTACTTTTCTCTTAGTTTATCGTTCTTAATCTGAGCTGAATAGTAATTCCTAATTCACAATTTAATGAAGAAGATTCTATTGATGAATACTCCCGTGGTACGTATGCATTACATTGTATGAAAGGTACcaaaattttgacattttgtttgatcaatttttaaatatgcagaGAGCCTTTAATGTACTAATTGTATGTAACTTATATTCAGTGAACTACTTTAAACATTCTTAAAGAAATTAGTGGCATCCtgatatttttaagtctttttccaaaagggaaatacaaattttttaattttttatatttttccttaccTTACAGATGCATCAACTTGAGAGACAAGTTATTGATGCTGAACGTCAAGCAGAAAAAGCTTTCCAGCAGGTAGAGTAtaattttagtttcctttttttttcctacctctaCCCATACGAAGATTGTTTTGCCCAAAATAGGAGGGTAGTCAACTAATATAACGGTAAAAACTCCTAAAAATCATAACCACAGTACCATCATCATGCCAAAAAATTACCAATATTATTCAATACATCGAAGATCTAGTTggtattcaaatttccccaaatatcttgtaattgcttctgtttttttttaattgggacgaaattcatataacataaaattagccattttaaattGAAcaattcacagtgttgtgcactCACCACCTCTGTCTAGTTGTAAAATgtttccatcacctcaaaaagaaaccctgtattcATTAAGCATTTAGTCCCATTTCCCCTTCTCCCCAagttcctggcaaccaccaatccaTAGAAAtatctatggatttacctattctggacatttcatataaatggatacGTACAATATGGGGTCTTTATGTcaggcttctttcatttagcagaattatttttttaattcaattttatttatatttatttttgtggggtacagtgtgctgtttcaatacatgcacatactgtacaatgattcacttggggtGGGAAGCATAGTTTTGTTCCTATTAGTTCACCCCTAATCTTCccgcccagccccacccctcccagcctctggtaactattattctactctctttgttttgttttaaacacaaagattaacatccttattgcaaaaagaactcttataaatgaatcagaaaaatctGAGCAGAAATTTGGTGACGGACCTGAGCAGGCAAGTCACACacaccaaagaaacacatgtggttaatacgtacattctaagatgttgctgtgggcGGGGATCCGGGTGTcaggctggctctgttgctggcctggatgtgttAGCagaatgtttttgaggttcatccatgtcgtagcaTATAtcatatttcattccttttaatggcagaataatgttccattgtcgGGCGCAgggtgtatttataccacatttgtttatccatttatctgttgatggacgtttGTGTTTGTCTACCTTTTAACTATGAATATACTTGCACATGTATttgtttgagtacctgtttttaattcttttgtttatataccactttttttgttgtgttaatAGTTTGTTTGTTCAAATCAGAATCTAAACTAGATTGACACGTTTTATTTGATTCTGAAACTCTTTTAATCCACAGGGTccttcccctttttctttctttttttttctttcaatttatttgttgaaaaaaatggGTTAATTTGTCCTCTGAAGCTTTCCGcattctggattttgctgattgccTCCCCATGGTGTTACTTAACATTTTCCCTTACCTCTGTATTTCCTGTAAGATATAAAGAATTgatgtttttcccttttctctttcttttctttctttttttttttaagactcctTCTGGAGTGGTATTGTGCATTTCCATCAGGAGGCATATAATGTCCAGttatctcttttttgtgtgtgacattATGGCCATTGACGTTCTTGCCTAGATCGATTATTTCATCAGGAGagttattgcttttttaaaaaatagacttttttaaagcagttttatatTTGCAGCAAAATTAAGCAGCAAGTGCATAGTTCTCatatgcccccctcccccaccacacacacactcaagccTTCCCCATCATCATTATCCCATGTCATGGTGTTACATTTATTACAAATGATGAACCAACATTGACACATCAATATCACccgaagtccatagtttacattagtgtTCATTCCTGGTGTTTtatgttctatgggttttgacaaatgtataatgatatgtatTTGCCACTGTATCATCATATTGAATAATTTCACTGCCCCCCAaatctttccctctccccccaccgtCCCTAgaaatcactgatctttttactgtttccatagttttgccttttccagaatgtcatatagttagattcatatagtatgtagccttttcagattggcttgtttttcacttagtaatacatTAAACTTCCTCCATGACTTTTTGTGGCTTgattgatcattttattttagtgctgaataaaattccattgtgtgaatgcACCACGGTTTATTTATGGTTATTactttcttaaaacttttttaaaaaatcaatatgtaaTGTATATAACAGTAAAGTGCATTAAACTTGAGTATCTGAGTACACAGCTATATAACTACCACTGGATCAAGATATAGAGCATTTTATCACCCCAGAATATTCTATTATTAATTCAGTCAGTACCCCTGTTCCATCAAAGGTAACCGGTATTCTCACATctgtcaccatagattagtttagCTGTTCTTGATATTTGTACTTTTTGGTGTTCTGGCTTCTTTTCCTCAACATTATACctgtgaaattcatccatgtcaATGTGTGTGTATCAGCAgttggttatttttttattactgagcagtatttcattgtgaATATACctcaatttttattcattcagttattgATGGACATGTGGTTTATTTTCAGTTTAgggaataaagctgctgtaaatgctcatatacttatattttagtggatataatttcttatttctcttgggtatacacctaggTATAGAATTGCTGGCCATAGGTTGGCAAACGTTTACTTTAGAAGATGTcaccaaacagttttccaaagtgaatgTACCAggttgcattcctaccagcagtgtatgaggattccaattGCTGCACCTCACTGTCAAAACTTGGCgttgttattctttttaattttagccatttttactAAGTTAATGTTGCAAAGAATGCTAATCTGAATTCTCCTCATTGGCTTAACAGATGTGTGTACACAAAACATACCATTTCCACAGTTTGAATCTAGCTCTGTCAGAACTTATCTTTTGACATCTAATAGTGGTCcctgaatagaaaaataaacagggtTTTCTCACTGCAAAATGCCCTGAAGAGTCTACCAAGATAGGAGAAGATGAATGTAGGttataaaataagagaaaggcAACCCAAGACAATTGTGGAAGTTGCCCAGAAAATTGTGGACAAAGCAAATATCAAAGTTAATTCTAACCCAGCCCTTCTCCAGGGTTCTTAGAATACAGTTATTGCAATTTGTATACGACAGTGTTCTAAATGTGTAGAATTAATCTAGAGTTTGAGatgagcagtttttttctttcttctctccctccttccccttcccctcgtATTCTTCCCTACCTCCCACTCCCCCATCTTCTCctttttttgagggggagggATGAAGACAGGAGAGGGATAGGGGACCAAAGGTTGGCAAGGTAAAGTCTCTAcagtcaaagagaaagaaagatgatttCATGTGTCTCTGTCTTGGAAAAATTTTAACAGGGTTTAAATCCAAACTCTACCACTTATTTGACAGGacattttcttaatatctttGAGTCTCTGATTCATCACCTATAAAAAAGAGTTAATGTTTGCAGAGCTGATAGCCTCTATGTTGTGTAGAGGCTTTACCATAGGAATTAAgaacacagactctggagccaaactGCCTGAGTTCAAAATCTACCTCCATCTTTTACCGCCTATTTGACTTGGGCCTCAACTTCCTACCTGTAAAATGTAGTGCAATCTAATACCTATCTCATAGGATTTGGGGGAAATTGAATAGACTGCTATGAGTAAAGTGCTTGGAATATTTCTTGGCGCATAGATGTGCTATGTAAGTATCACATATTATGAAGATTGAAGCTAATTTAAGTAAAGTGCCTGGCGTGCAGTCAGCCCTCAGTGGTGGTAGC
It encodes:
- the C1GALT1C1L gene encoding LOW QUALITY PROTEIN: C1GALT1-specific chaperone 1-like protein (The sequence of the model RefSeq protein was modified relative to this genomic sequence to represent the inferred CDS: inserted 6 bases in 5 codons; substituted 4 bases at 4 genomic stop codons), translated to MGSASRASFLKGMVHGSVSXVLINIPSTITVAHLTGNISQVTRVEPSKSIRVFCVTSGECEDEVXERNDRWRQMGRAYXXVFETHGDHCSRFFFALPTTFAVTETLKCLCXTSDASQPFYLGHTVLSGDVEYVTVEGRNCLKCSXMKRHNGLLXNSKKCAEQSVNWKLKKXSALAVCLKYVGVLEENAEDYKGRDVFNTXPIVHLIRVAMSNNPQRVVEGCCPDTAATSNGLTPPERKVTHWFSCHHMVQKMTEGWGRVELCCPRALEMWLVQN